AATCCATTCTTCCCTTGCCAGTTTTCCCGTTACCGTTTACTCTTTTCATGTGACCTCCTTGCTTTCCGTTGTTTTCGTTCAAAAACATGGTAGCAGGTGAGGTCATACCTTCGTTTCAACTAAGTTTAGGACACTTTCCTTATTGCTACTTTTCCTGCAGCAAGCAGAAGGCTATTTCTTGGGTCATCAATATCTCGTTTACCGGCTGTCGAAAATCCTTGGCAAGGTGAGCCAGCTAATAATACATCTGTTGCTATTTTGTGATCAAAAGGAAGTTTGCCAATGGATAAGTCTGCACAATATGTTGGGGACTGAAAATTGGAGGAGTGAACAGCTAGGACTGTTGGATTAATATCTACAGCACCAAGGCAAGTAAAACCAGC
The window above is part of the Nitrospinota bacterium genome. Proteins encoded here:
- a CDS encoding DNA cytosine methyltransferase produces the protein MVTSKPTFFSIFSGCGGFDLGFVDAGFTCLGAVDINPTVLAVHSSNFQSPTYCADLSIGKLPFDHKIATDVLLAGSPCQGFSTAGKRDIDDPRNSLLLAAGKVAIRKVS